The Caulifigura coniformis genome includes a region encoding these proteins:
- a CDS encoding beta-ketoacyl-[acyl-carrier-protein] synthase family protein, whose protein sequence is MTAGKSPSRVVVTGVGVISPIGIGNERFWSSLASGRSGIDRLLSVSSKGLPTKIAAEVRDFNPLDYVYEKKFLKVMSRDIQLGVSAASLAMQDAGLQPGDIDPDRLGVEFGAGHISFTPEELADAARDYANPSSREGYTRWGERNLNKIAPLWLLRQLPNMPACHVAIEHDARGPNNTITSAESSALLAIQEGMRVINRGQADAMIVGAASSTIDPIDLARLSVTETLSPSEDPLHASRPFDRKRDGMVTGEGSAVFVIERYEHAVARGAEIYCEILGVAAGADGRVEQPSQAGAGLVNAIQTALSRSNIQPGELGHINAHGKSTRRDDWVEAQAYHRALGDAADNIPVTALSSYFGHFDAGSGAVKLAGTILALRHGELPRTLNYDYPDPLCRLPVAREPMRLRSSIGMSVSRTAMGQSTAAILRAV, encoded by the coding sequence ATGACGGCTGGGAAAAGCCCGTCGCGGGTCGTGGTGACCGGCGTGGGCGTGATTTCGCCAATTGGCATCGGCAACGAACGATTCTGGAGCTCACTCGCCTCAGGACGCTCGGGGATCGATCGCCTTCTGTCCGTTTCCAGCAAGGGACTGCCGACCAAGATTGCCGCTGAAGTTCGCGACTTCAATCCGCTCGACTACGTCTACGAAAAGAAGTTCCTGAAGGTCATGTCGCGGGACATCCAGCTCGGAGTCTCCGCCGCGTCGCTCGCCATGCAGGATGCCGGCCTCCAGCCCGGCGACATCGACCCGGACCGCCTCGGTGTCGAGTTCGGCGCCGGTCACATCTCCTTCACGCCGGAAGAGCTGGCGGACGCGGCCCGCGACTACGCTAATCCTTCCAGCCGCGAAGGTTACACCCGCTGGGGTGAGCGGAACCTGAATAAGATTGCCCCGTTGTGGCTCCTCCGGCAGCTTCCGAACATGCCGGCCTGCCACGTGGCCATCGAACATGATGCCCGCGGCCCGAACAACACCATCACGTCGGCCGAATCGTCGGCTTTGCTGGCGATCCAGGAAGGGATGCGGGTCATCAACCGCGGGCAGGCGGATGCGATGATTGTCGGAGCGGCGTCATCGACAATCGATCCGATCGACCTGGCCCGCCTCAGCGTCACCGAAACGCTCTCTCCCAGCGAAGATCCGCTGCACGCCAGCCGACCGTTCGATCGCAAGCGCGACGGCATGGTCACCGGCGAGGGGTCGGCCGTGTTCGTCATCGAACGCTACGAGCACGCCGTCGCCCGCGGCGCGGAGATCTACTGTGAAATCCTGGGTGTCGCTGCCGGTGCTGACGGCCGGGTGGAGCAACCGAGCCAGGCCGGAGCCGGCCTGGTGAACGCCATCCAGACCGCCCTGTCGCGATCCAACATCCAGCCGGGCGAACTGGGTCACATCAACGCCCACGGCAAATCGACCCGTCGCGATGACTGGGTTGAGGCCCAGGCGTACCATCGTGCCCTCGGCGATGCGGCCGACAATATCCCGGTCACGGCCCTTTCCAGCTACTTCGGGCACTTCGACGCCGGTTCGGGCGCTGTGAAGCTGGCGGGGACGATTCTCGCCCTGCGTCACGGCGAATTGCCGCGGACCCTGAACTACGACTATCCGGATCCGCTGTGCCGCCTGCCGGTCGCCCGGGAGCCGATGCGGCTCCGCAGCTCGATCGGCATGTCGGTCAGCCGCACCGCGATGGGCCAGAGTACGGCCGCCATTCTCCGCGCGGTCTGA
- a CDS encoding potassium channel family protein: protein MASRRQIVGLERSPQQGTPSSMYIIVVGCGSIGSRMIELAIADRHEVVLIEERADRAEAAARRYDARVLHANIAHGDILKEAGGDKADALIATTSDDSANLMTMFLGRQAGIRSLVTLVSQTDHVPLFERLGVQILTDPDVIVARHLYGFVRQPAIVEFVTLPGGGDLFEIVVAPGSPLVGKSLAEVGEAKLLPESTLILTVERGELLLPGRGATTLQAADHLRIYSQSTLKSDQLRVFTG, encoded by the coding sequence ATGGCGAGCCGGCGTCAAATCGTCGGCCTCGAGCGATCTCCACAGCAGGGAACTCCCTCATCGATGTACATCATCGTCGTTGGTTGCGGCTCGATCGGATCCCGGATGATCGAACTGGCGATCGCGGATCGACACGAAGTCGTCCTGATTGAAGAGCGAGCAGACCGGGCCGAGGCGGCGGCGCGACGCTATGACGCCCGCGTTCTGCACGCCAATATCGCGCATGGAGACATCCTCAAGGAAGCCGGCGGCGACAAGGCCGACGCCCTGATCGCGACCACCAGCGACGATTCCGCCAACCTGATGACCATGTTCCTCGGCCGGCAGGCTGGAATCCGGTCGCTCGTGACCCTCGTCAGCCAGACGGATCACGTCCCGCTCTTCGAGCGGCTCGGCGTCCAGATTCTCACGGACCCCGATGTCATCGTCGCCCGGCACCTCTACGGTTTTGTTCGTCAGCCGGCCATCGTCGAATTCGTCACGCTTCCGGGAGGCGGCGATCTGTTCGAGATCGTCGTCGCACCGGGTTCCCCACTCGTCGGCAAAAGCCTGGCGGAGGTCGGCGAGGCAAAGCTGCTACCCGAGTCGACGCTGATCCTCACGGTCGAGCGCGGTGAACTCCTGCTGCCGGGACGCGGGGCGACCACGCTGCAGGCCGCGGATCACCTGCGGATTTACTCGCAATCCACATTGAAGTCCGACCAACTCCGAGTGTTCACCGGCTGA
- a CDS encoding TrkH family potassium uptake protein, with protein MNRSVQTIARDIGLVLHVPAAMALLSTPICFLAGEGYAAPGFLWTAAVSIALGQILYWSCRQAEPTRQAEAMLVSALAWLVIPLMGAIPFLATGTGPVVSQAEPNQLHAPWNAVFESFSGFTGTGLTMAIRPGTLPRSLQWWRSFSEWIGGIGVLVMMLAVLRPAVGAHHLYFGEGREDRILPSIAATARMIWRIYLLYTALSILGLKLAGMTWWESLNHAMTGIATGGFGVTDGNIADFGPGIRLALIPVMLAGMLSFAIHYDFLTSRRLSAFWSDSQHRLLWLLVLIGPPVVAAENYWGTSDARWIDSLFHWVSALSTAGFQAADLHLWTPTAQLLLCGAMIIGGAAGSTAGGLKELRLVLLYKGLKWRFRRIHLTRHEFMRYRLDGRPLSAEEGERLVESAAILVVIWLILLAAAVIVLLHFTPGRYELSEVFLEAASAQSNVGLSTGITHPSLPWPAKLTLIGCMWLGRLEIIPALLLGMSIVRRRRSTTRNGKQTPDPWTWTGP; from the coding sequence ATGAACCGATCGGTTCAAACAATTGCGCGCGACATCGGACTGGTCCTGCATGTACCGGCGGCGATGGCGTTGCTCTCGACGCCAATCTGCTTCCTGGCCGGCGAGGGCTACGCCGCTCCCGGTTTTCTGTGGACCGCCGCGGTCAGTATCGCCCTCGGGCAGATTCTCTACTGGTCCTGCCGCCAGGCCGAACCGACGCGCCAGGCCGAGGCCATGCTCGTTTCCGCGCTGGCCTGGCTGGTGATTCCGCTCATGGGGGCGATTCCGTTTCTCGCCACCGGGACCGGACCGGTGGTCTCACAGGCCGAACCCAACCAGCTGCACGCCCCCTGGAACGCCGTCTTCGAATCGTTCTCCGGCTTCACCGGGACGGGACTTACGATGGCGATCCGGCCCGGCACGCTTCCACGAAGCCTCCAATGGTGGCGCTCGTTCTCCGAATGGATTGGCGGGATCGGAGTCCTCGTAATGATGCTGGCCGTCCTCCGACCCGCCGTCGGCGCGCATCACCTCTACTTCGGCGAAGGACGCGAAGATCGCATTCTCCCCTCGATCGCCGCCACGGCCCGCATGATCTGGCGAATCTATCTGCTCTACACGGCCCTCAGCATTCTGGGACTGAAGCTGGCCGGCATGACCTGGTGGGAGTCGCTCAATCACGCCATGACAGGCATCGCGACGGGCGGATTCGGTGTGACCGATGGAAACATTGCCGATTTCGGACCGGGTATCCGACTCGCGCTGATCCCGGTCATGCTCGCGGGAATGTTGAGCTTCGCGATCCACTATGACTTTCTGACGTCGCGCCGGTTGTCGGCGTTCTGGTCCGACTCGCAGCACCGGCTGCTCTGGCTGCTTGTCTTGATCGGTCCGCCCGTCGTCGCCGCCGAAAACTACTGGGGCACATCCGACGCCCGCTGGATCGACTCGCTGTTTCACTGGGTGTCGGCGTTGTCGACGGCCGGCTTCCAGGCGGCCGATCTCCATCTCTGGACGCCCACGGCGCAGCTCCTCCTGTGCGGAGCGATGATCATCGGCGGGGCCGCGGGATCCACAGCCGGCGGCCTGAAAGAACTCCGGCTTGTCCTCCTCTATAAAGGCCTGAAATGGCGATTTCGCCGCATCCACCTCACCCGGCACGAGTTCATGCGCTATCGCCTCGATGGCAGGCCGCTTTCCGCCGAAGAAGGTGAACGGCTCGTCGAATCGGCCGCCATTCTCGTCGTGATCTGGCTCATTCTGCTCGCGGCAGCCGTCATCGTCCTCCTGCACTTCACGCCAGGCCGATACGAGCTCAGCGAAGTCTTCCTCGAAGCCGCCTCCGCCCAGAGTAATGTCGGACTGTCGACCGGCATCACGCACCCCAGCCTGCCGTGGCCGGCCAAGCTGACGCTCATCGGGTGCATGTGGCTCGGTCGACTCGAGATTATTCCCGCGCTCCTGCTGGGAATGTCGATTGTCAGACGCCGCAGGTCGACGACGAGGAATGGGAAACAAACGCCAGATCCGTGGACGTGGACTGGTCCGTAG
- a CDS encoding isoaspartyl peptidase/L-asparaginase family protein, which yields MPLSVLKAVPAIRMSLHAVLGTLLLVGVAGAQSPPRMEFAIAIHGGAGKNPGKGEAWKAKEEALTRALTRGHDMLAAGATSLDTVEAVVRILEDDPSINAGRGAVLNTAGGHELDATIMEGKTRRCGSIGGVTTVRNPISLARKVMEQSPHVLLVTDGAEKFADRFSAADGIERVPNNYFSTEARLKEWEENRKKAEKGKPMGTTGCVCLDKHGNLAAATSTGGTANKLYGRLGDSPIVGAGTYADNRTCAVSCTGVGEDFIRYAVSYDINARMRYAGQSLQEASQAVLNTPDQVVRGGLVSVDAKGNIAMEFNTGAMSRAAADSSGRFEVHVSD from the coding sequence ATGCCGCTGTCTGTTCTCAAAGCCGTTCCTGCGATCCGGATGTCGCTCCACGCAGTTCTCGGGACGCTTCTGCTGGTCGGCGTCGCGGGCGCGCAATCGCCGCCCAGGATGGAGTTCGCGATCGCGATCCACGGCGGCGCCGGGAAGAATCCGGGGAAGGGAGAAGCGTGGAAGGCGAAGGAAGAGGCCCTCACGCGGGCCCTCACCAGGGGCCACGACATGCTGGCTGCCGGCGCGACCAGCCTCGACACGGTCGAAGCCGTCGTCCGTATTCTCGAAGACGATCCTTCGATCAATGCCGGCCGTGGGGCCGTTCTCAACACGGCCGGCGGGCATGAACTGGATGCCACGATCATGGAAGGGAAGACGCGCCGGTGCGGATCGATCGGCGGCGTCACGACCGTCCGAAATCCCATCTCGCTGGCGAGGAAAGTGATGGAGCAGTCGCCGCATGTGCTGCTCGTGACCGATGGGGCGGAGAAGTTCGCCGACCGATTCAGCGCGGCCGATGGCATCGAGCGCGTCCCGAACAACTATTTCTCCACCGAGGCGCGGCTGAAGGAGTGGGAGGAGAACAGGAAGAAGGCCGAGAAGGGCAAGCCGATGGGAACCACCGGCTGCGTGTGCCTCGACAAGCATGGCAACCTCGCGGCCGCAACGTCGACCGGCGGCACGGCCAACAAGCTCTACGGCCGACTCGGCGATTCACCGATCGTCGGGGCGGGAACGTACGCCGATAACCGGACCTGCGCCGTTTCGTGCACCGGGGTGGGTGAGGACTTCATCCGGTATGCGGTGTCGTACGACATCAATGCCCGGATGCGCTACGCGGGTCAGTCGCTGCAGGAGGCGTCGCAGGCCGTGCTGAACACTCCCGACCAGGTTGTCCGCGGGGGGCTGGTTTCGGTCGACGCGAAGGGCAACATCGCCATGGAATTCAATACAGGCGCCATGTCGCGGGCAGCGGCTGATTCCAGCGGACGTTTCGAGGTGCATGTTTCCGATTGA
- a CDS encoding ribonuclease E inhibitor RraB encodes MITIEQLEEMFSNMREHTDWDVEGELLWGYFFTDADPDKLEKAAVALDEMGYDVVEIFQSEDDEDPSITDFVLHVERIEPHTPQSLFARNNELITFAAAQGLESFDGVDVGSPFEEDDDEEGEDDEDGLDGLEDGERE; translated from the coding sequence ATGATTACGATCGAGCAACTCGAAGAAATGTTCTCCAACATGCGGGAACATACCGACTGGGATGTCGAAGGAGAGTTGCTCTGGGGCTACTTCTTCACCGACGCCGATCCGGACAAGCTCGAGAAGGCTGCGGTCGCTCTCGATGAGATGGGCTACGACGTGGTCGAGATCTTTCAATCGGAAGACGACGAAGATCCTTCGATCACCGACTTCGTTCTCCACGTCGAGCGGATCGAACCGCACACTCCCCAATCGCTGTTCGCGCGCAACAACGAACTGATCACCTTCGCCGCGGCGCAGGGACTGGAATCGTTCGACGGCGTCGACGTCGGCAGCCCGTTCGAAGAAGACGACGACGAGGAAGGCGAGGATGATGAAGACGGGCTCGACGGCCTGGAAGATGGCGAACGGGAGTGA
- a CDS encoding 1-phosphofructokinase family hexose kinase, whose amino-acid sequence MILAAGLTPAWQYVLVFDHLRTGEVNRARESRWFASGKAVNVALAVHSLGIEGRLVSFLGGATGAALAEDFESTGAAAEWVTSSTATRVCTTLIHSLAGETTELVENSPAVSPQELARYARAFTATAEKSQVLVLSGSLPTDTPRSYYRDLLAASAHVPALHSSGNRPANLVFDFRGPELQECLAFRPFLVKPNREELAATVGRTLDDDSSLLAAMRELNTAGAEWVLVTQGGGPAWLTGCGETWRVQPPVGINVVNPIGCGDSVAAGIAVGLSTGLPVRDCVSLGIGAAAANLEQMECARFEAGRARELAKGASWERVEGVTA is encoded by the coding sequence GTGATTCTGGCGGCCGGCCTGACCCCTGCGTGGCAATACGTTCTTGTGTTCGACCATTTGCGCACGGGAGAGGTGAATCGCGCCCGGGAGTCTCGCTGGTTTGCATCGGGCAAGGCGGTGAACGTGGCCCTCGCGGTCCACTCACTGGGCATCGAAGGACGTCTCGTGTCGTTCCTCGGGGGCGCAACGGGGGCTGCGCTCGCCGAAGATTTCGAATCGACCGGCGCGGCGGCCGAATGGGTGACCTCCAGCACGGCGACCCGCGTCTGCACGACGTTGATCCATTCCCTCGCCGGGGAAACTACGGAACTCGTCGAAAACTCACCGGCCGTCTCCCCCCAGGAACTCGCGCGTTACGCCAGGGCGTTCACGGCCACGGCGGAGAAATCGCAGGTGCTCGTGCTGAGCGGATCGCTGCCGACGGACACTCCGCGCAGCTATTACCGCGATCTCCTGGCGGCATCGGCCCATGTTCCGGCGCTGCATTCCAGTGGGAACCGCCCGGCGAACCTGGTCTTCGATTTCCGCGGTCCCGAATTGCAGGAATGCCTGGCCTTCCGCCCATTCCTCGTCAAACCGAATCGCGAAGAACTCGCCGCCACGGTCGGCCGCACTCTCGATGACGACTCGAGCCTGCTCGCTGCCATGCGGGAACTCAACACGGCAGGAGCGGAGTGGGTTCTCGTGACGCAGGGAGGCGGTCCCGCCTGGCTGACCGGCTGCGGTGAGACCTGGCGCGTGCAGCCTCCTGTCGGCATCAACGTCGTCAATCCGATTGGTTGTGGCGACAGTGTCGCAGCGGGCATTGCAGTCGGACTGTCCACGGGGCTTCCGGTGCGCGACTGCGTGTCGCTGGGGATTGGGGCGGCGGCGGCGAACCTGGAGCAGATGGAGTGCGCGAGGTTCGAAGCCGGTCGTGCGCGGGAGCTGGCGAAGGGCGCCTCGTGGGAACGCGTGGAAGGGGTCACGGCGTGA
- a CDS encoding 2-oxoglutarate dehydrogenase E1 component codes for MANSNGNGNGQSLAKIAAPALNSQSLGYVEELYESFLRGRDTVPPEWATFFDAMHSSENAGNGAVQASWTPEPPFAPRSIFNPPGEAPATSKSTPGERRMDVAAHQERVDTLIRNYRVRGHIAASLDPLGQPRSAPPELDPTFYGFTDEDMDRELSTATVGGPDVRTLRQLINWLKTTYSRNIGVQFMHIDSLRVREWLQEEMEKTGNRLRLKHEEQVRILKRLADAVVFEEFLAKKFVGKKSFSLEGGETLIPLLDLAIEKAGNEGVREVVIGMAHRGRLNVLVNIMHKSPRMIFREFDDKDPNLHFGHGDVKYHMGHSSDYFTSQGKKVHLSLCFNPSHLEYVNTVAQGRIRAKQDRFRDFRREHGACILIHGDAAFAGEGVVQETLNLAELKGYKIGGTIHIVLNNQVGFTTSPDEARSTTYSSDIAKMLQSPIFHVNGEDPEAVAQVVSLALDFRRKFRRDVVIDMYCYRRRGHNEGDEPEYTQPVMYKAIKQRPHMFESYLQHLLGQRGVTREEAEKIGEERRVKLDNELTEARSDKFMRTVDHWGGIWSGFIGGPASQADNPATAVAIEKLSKILLAQTVVPDDFTPHPKIQKLVLESRKDMAEGRKPLDWGAAEALAFGSLLTEGRPLRISGQDVRRGTFSHRHAVLFDYNDGHTFKPLKNIEPERGRVEIYNSPLSEAGVLGFEYGYSLDCPEGLIIWEAQFGDFANAGQVIIDQFITSAEDKWDRLSQLVMLLPHGYEGQGPEHSSARLERFLQMAADDNYQICQPSTPAQMFHLLRRQTLRKWKKPLVVMTPKSLFRLPACTSTLEECATGQFEPIIGDTQVTEPQKVNRILMCSGRVYFDLVQKRAAEKRDDMAILRLEELYPLHKTVLHDLLAVYPEGTPVVWVQDEPENMGAWRFLRIHYGERMFNKYPFSCVSRPASASPATGSHSAHEREQAKLLAEAFAG; via the coding sequence GTGGCAAACTCCAATGGAAACGGCAACGGCCAAAGCCTTGCCAAGATCGCCGCACCCGCACTGAACAGCCAGAGCCTGGGGTACGTCGAAGAGCTGTATGAGTCATTCCTGAGAGGGCGCGACACCGTCCCCCCCGAGTGGGCGACGTTCTTCGACGCCATGCATTCCTCGGAGAACGCCGGCAACGGCGCCGTCCAGGCCAGCTGGACTCCCGAGCCCCCCTTCGCTCCCCGCAGCATCTTCAATCCCCCCGGAGAAGCGCCGGCCACCTCCAAGAGCACCCCCGGCGAACGACGGATGGACGTCGCCGCCCACCAGGAGAGGGTGGACACGCTCATCCGCAACTACCGCGTCCGCGGACATATCGCCGCCAGCCTCGACCCTCTCGGACAGCCCCGCTCCGCCCCGCCCGAACTCGATCCCACCTTCTACGGATTCACCGATGAAGACATGGATCGCGAACTCTCGACGGCGACCGTCGGCGGGCCCGACGTGCGCACGCTCCGGCAGCTCATCAACTGGCTGAAAACCACCTACTCCCGCAACATCGGCGTGCAGTTCATGCACATCGACAGCCTCCGCGTCCGCGAATGGCTGCAGGAGGAAATGGAAAAGACCGGCAACCGACTGCGCCTCAAGCACGAAGAGCAGGTCCGCATCCTGAAGCGCCTCGCCGACGCCGTCGTATTCGAGGAGTTCCTCGCGAAGAAGTTCGTCGGCAAGAAGTCGTTCTCGCTCGAAGGCGGCGAGACTCTCATCCCGCTTCTCGACCTCGCCATCGAGAAGGCCGGTAATGAAGGGGTCCGCGAAGTCGTGATCGGCATGGCCCACCGCGGACGCCTGAACGTGCTGGTGAATATCATGCACAAGAGCCCGCGGATGATCTTCCGCGAGTTCGACGACAAGGACCCGAACCTCCACTTCGGGCACGGCGACGTCAAGTATCACATGGGGCACAGCTCCGATTACTTCACGTCGCAGGGGAAGAAGGTCCACCTGTCGCTGTGCTTCAACCCGAGCCATCTTGAGTACGTCAACACGGTGGCGCAGGGGCGTATTCGCGCGAAGCAGGACCGCTTCCGCGATTTCCGCCGCGAGCATGGCGCCTGCATCCTGATCCACGGCGACGCCGCATTCGCGGGCGAAGGCGTCGTCCAGGAAACGCTGAACCTCGCCGAGCTGAAGGGGTACAAGATCGGCGGGACGATCCACATCGTCCTCAACAACCAGGTCGGATTCACCACCTCTCCGGACGAAGCCCGCTCGACGACCTACTCGTCCGACATCGCGAAGATGCTGCAGAGCCCGATCTTCCACGTGAACGGGGAAGATCCGGAAGCCGTCGCCCAGGTCGTGAGCCTCGCCCTCGACTTCCGACGCAAGTTCCGCCGCGACGTCGTGATCGACATGTACTGCTACCGCCGCCGCGGTCACAACGAAGGCGACGAGCCGGAATACACGCAGCCCGTCATGTACAAGGCGATCAAGCAGCGCCCCCACATGTTCGAGTCGTACCTGCAGCACCTCCTGGGGCAGCGGGGCGTGACGCGCGAAGAGGCCGAGAAGATCGGCGAAGAGCGTCGCGTCAAACTCGACAACGAACTGACCGAGGCCCGCAGCGACAAGTTCATGCGGACAGTCGACCACTGGGGCGGCATCTGGTCGGGCTTCATCGGTGGCCCGGCGTCTCAGGCCGACAATCCGGCCACCGCAGTCGCCATCGAGAAGCTGTCGAAGATCCTGCTCGCGCAGACCGTCGTTCCCGACGATTTCACGCCGCATCCGAAGATCCAGAAGCTGGTGCTCGAGTCCCGCAAGGACATGGCCGAAGGCCGGAAGCCCCTCGACTGGGGCGCGGCCGAAGCCCTCGCGTTCGGAAGCCTGCTGACGGAAGGCCGCCCGCTCCGCATCTCGGGCCAGGACGTCCGCCGCGGCACGTTCAGCCACCGCCACGCCGTGCTGTTCGACTACAACGACGGCCACACGTTCAAACCGCTCAAGAACATCGAGCCCGAGCGCGGCCGTGTCGAGATCTACAACAGCCCGCTGTCGGAAGCCGGCGTCCTCGGTTTCGAGTACGGCTACAGCCTCGACTGCCCCGAAGGGCTGATTATCTGGGAAGCCCAGTTCGGCGACTTCGCCAACGCCGGCCAGGTGATCATCGATCAGTTCATCACCAGTGCCGAAGACAAGTGGGATCGCCTCAGCCAGCTCGTGATGCTCCTTCCGCATGGCTATGAAGGCCAGGGCCCCGAGCACTCCAGCGCCCGCCTTGAACGCTTCCTGCAGATGGCGGCCGACGACAACTACCAGATCTGCCAGCCGAGCACGCCGGCCCAGATGTTCCACCTGCTCCGTCGGCAGACGCTCCGCAAGTGGAAGAAGCCGCTGGTGGTGATGACGCCCAAGTCGCTGTTCCGGCTTCCCGCCTGTACGTCGACGCTCGAAGAGTGCGCCACCGGCCAGTTCGAACCGATCATTGGCGACACGCAGGTCACGGAGCCACAGAAGGTCAACCGCATCCTGATGTGCTCCGGCCGCGTCTACTTCGACCTCGTCCAGAAGCGCGCGGCCGAGAAACGCGACGACATGGCCATCCTCCGGCTGGAAGAACTCTACCCGCTCCACAAGACGGTCCTGCACGACCTGCTGGCCGTCTACCCGGAAGGGACTCCCGTGGTCTGGGTTCAGGACGAACCGGAAAACATGGGCGCCTGGCGGTTCCTGCGGATTCACTACGGCGAACGGATGTTCAACAAGTATCCGTTCAGCTGCGTCAGCCGCCCCGCCAGCGCCAGCCCGGCCACCGGCTCCCACAGCGCCCACGAACGCGAGCAGGCCAAGCTCCTCGCCGAAGCCTTCGCGGGGTAG
- a CDS encoding tetratricopeptide repeat protein gives MPKTVKPGSKKTTRQPTLTVYQRDRKESLTFEQAFVRAHRMLLRGKVAVALQMIEWLERTQPGDRCVAVLHARAAARSGDFAGCSRLLTAAFRDDERLVDVAGQLHTAVVFRATGLYPSARAELRELCERHPELPSLWLLAGDLWQVVGRRDRAVQSWKEAIRHDYPTKLISKAAGKRIEEATAVAAKPRRAEAKRAGAKRR, from the coding sequence ATGCCGAAGACTGTGAAGCCGGGGTCGAAGAAAACGACCAGGCAACCGACGTTGACGGTCTACCAGCGCGATCGCAAGGAATCGCTGACGTTTGAGCAGGCGTTTGTCCGCGCCCACCGGATGCTGCTGCGGGGCAAAGTGGCGGTGGCGCTACAAATGATCGAGTGGCTGGAGCGGACTCAGCCCGGGGATCGGTGTGTCGCGGTGCTCCATGCGCGGGCCGCAGCCCGTTCGGGGGATTTCGCGGGCTGCAGCCGGCTCCTGACTGCCGCATTTCGAGACGATGAGCGGCTGGTCGATGTCGCGGGGCAGTTGCACACGGCAGTGGTGTTTCGCGCAACCGGCCTCTATCCGTCGGCCCGCGCCGAGCTGCGCGAGTTGTGCGAGAGGCATCCGGAACTGCCCTCGCTGTGGTTGCTGGCGGGGGATTTGTGGCAGGTTGTCGGGCGGCGGGACAGGGCCGTGCAGTCGTGGAAGGAAGCGATCCGGCATGACTATCCGACGAAGCTGATTTCGAAGGCGGCTGGCAAGCGGATCGAGGAGGCGACAGCGGTGGCAGCGAAGCCTCGGCGGGCGGAAGCGAAGCGGGCGGGGGCGAAGCGGCGATAG